One window of the Paracoccus zhejiangensis genome contains the following:
- a CDS encoding peroxidase family protein, translated as MVTLTKHDLGFILDQILLAEAHAAGADLTDLVDSPLLPHGLRTVDGSFNNIVPGRENWGASHESFTQLTDQTWRNEADDSMTFGAGPMTVVLNSNDYTPGAPTSPGFQPGTVVDADPRTISNLIVDQTLDNPAAIAAALRHAGMAETDIPAAVDEISMSHTLVKGTAPGTPARAIAQAQLDGLLEERGVEMDGPTVMLPNVSPDEGLSASYNAWFTLFGQFFDHGLDLVKKGGNGTVYIPLQPDDPLYNPASPHTNFMAVTRATLGDEATNVTTPWVDQNQTYTSHPSHQVFLREYEVGADGPVSTGKLLEGARGMATWGDVKAQAREMLGIELTDLDVGNVPVLLTDPYGEFIRGANGLPQILAAVDVDGLPIYVEGNLAEPVNPSAIELPAGTVLMGGHVIAEGETVSAARTGNAFLDDIAHVAAPVAVGGVLQEDGDTEVGYSGGFDMRGNNTSYDDELLDAHYITGDGRGNENIGLTAVHSVFHAEHNRLVDHVKQVILDSGDAEFIAQWQDETGAWDGERLFQAARFTTEMEYQHLVFEEFARKIQPDVDVFMVQPDVNLDPAIFAEFAHVVYRFGHSMLNETVDQTYADGSTNNLTLFDAFLNPLAFGSDTISHHDAAGAIVRGMTGQTGNEIDEFVTNVLRNQLVGIPLDLAATNIARGRDTGMPTLNEARQQFREMANGDTQLNPYTSWIDYALNMKNPESIVNFIAAYGNHALIEAEETVAGKRAAAMAIVFGTDQTVYEAGGSRTIAAPADRMDFLNARGDYTDRKGGLDDVDLWIGGLAEKKMAFGGMLGSTFSFVFELQMENLQHADRFYYLSRAQGLNLLTELENNSLASMVMRNTDLGETGFALPGDIFSNPDHVLYVDAAKQASFGHVDPVHDNPLLEAISNMVERDANFIKYNGLDHTVIAGTEGNDTIIAGGGDDAVRGFGGDDDIEAGYGVDKVHGNDGDDVITNAGTDIGETDMLHGDAGNDVIQGGSGLALIFGGSGSDVLMTGPDGSEIRAGVGDDFLMGGNGSDMLFGNEGDDWAEGKELFEYIAGDNGDIFFNSTIIGHDVLNGGSGDTDYDADSGDDIMVAGEGIQKNIGMWGHDWVIHKGQAVAADADLNFPAFATLPLEVLRDRFSQVEGLSGWVHDDVLRGDDRTAPDPAEEGGGPIADPTPEGNFLHNELDQAGIDRIAGLAQIITPELMVTGEYLADGSGDTREIFNGGNILLSGGGSDLIEGRGGNDVIDGDAWLNVRISIRDGSGTEIATAEGLSSVVTDLAGTVLHDGRTLENLMLSRVYNPGQLSITREILWDDSGTDTASYWDVFENYSLTLNGDGSITVEHLDETVGVIDPLTNQNRQLDGTDRLYNIEQIQFGDQLINVAAYFNQPPIGSPVISDASPTQGQALTVDLSGISDGNGIAPGSMQLQWQSMIGGVWTDIAGATAENFTPDLGQINTPLRVSVSYVDGAGNAEAVMSAETAPVGAHYVGNGTPNSFGGTIGADIIEGLGANDTLSGQAGDDLILGGGGADDLQGGDGNDTLDGAAGPDVMDGGAGDDMLDGGIGADLLQGGEGNDSLNGGVSADTVEAGAGDDLITWSATDGRDVVRGGDGTDTVQLTGDATAETYHIWTRAEWIAFSTGNTNQQVNLDPEAEIIITRNGTNFGSIAVQLSAIEEIVISGMGGGDTFVPHGDFTGTSLSYSTITLEGGEGDDTVDISDLQSAHRVLFRSNGGNDTIIGTLRPQDVIEMPAGAEGAGVSLAENADGTTTMSQGAGTVTYTAAAAEEDGDDDDGDTPDDEAEEDDDTPADLTLTGTDGDDVRIGGDGADIVHGGAGNDLLSGNAGRDIILAGDGNDDVFGGADADMLYGDGGDDRVFGGDGSDMITGGKGSDTVLAGSGDDLIIASAHDGDDVYYGEDGTDTLDMAAISANITANLGSGFAGRGSVNSAGSGQDVLWNVENIVTGSGDDKITASEAVNVMDGGAGKDIFRFTSVEAADGDVILGFEPGDRIDLSGIDAKAGMAGDQSFTLVNGALTGSGQVMIAHEEGEEGAVTIVTGSTSGGEDAEFSITLKGTHALTQSDFNL; from the coding sequence ATGACCTTCGGCGCGGGTCCGATGACCGTGGTGCTGAACAGCAACGACTATACCCCCGGCGCGCCGACCAGCCCCGGCTTCCAGCCCGGCACCGTGGTTGACGCCGATCCCCGGACCATCTCGAACCTGATCGTCGACCAGACGCTGGACAATCCCGCCGCCATCGCCGCGGCCCTGCGCCATGCCGGCATGGCCGAGACCGATATTCCCGCCGCCGTCGACGAGATCTCGATGTCGCACACGCTGGTCAAGGGCACGGCCCCGGGTACCCCGGCCCGCGCGATCGCGCAGGCGCAGCTGGACGGCTTGCTCGAGGAGCGCGGGGTCGAGATGGACGGGCCGACGGTGATGCTGCCCAACGTCTCGCCGGACGAGGGGCTTTCGGCCTCGTACAATGCCTGGTTCACCCTGTTCGGGCAGTTCTTCGACCACGGGCTGGACCTGGTGAAGAAGGGCGGCAATGGCACGGTCTACATCCCGTTGCAGCCCGATGACCCGCTGTATAATCCGGCCTCACCGCATACGAATTTCATGGCCGTGACCCGCGCCACCCTCGGCGACGAGGCGACCAATGTGACGACGCCCTGGGTTGACCAGAACCAGACCTACACCTCGCACCCCTCGCACCAGGTGTTCTTGCGGGAATACGAGGTGGGCGCCGATGGCCCGGTCTCGACCGGCAAGCTGCTTGAGGGCGCGCGCGGCATGGCCACCTGGGGCGATGTGAAGGCGCAGGCCCGCGAGATGCTGGGGATCGAGCTGACCGATCTCGACGTGGGCAATGTGCCGGTCCTGCTGACCGATCCCTATGGCGAGTTCATCCGCGGCGCGAACGGGCTGCCGCAGATCTTGGCCGCTGTCGATGTCGATGGTCTGCCGATCTATGTCGAGGGCAACCTTGCCGAGCCGGTCAACCCTTCGGCCATCGAACTGCCCGCCGGCACCGTGCTGATGGGCGGGCATGTGATCGCCGAGGGCGAGACGGTTTCGGCCGCGCGCACCGGCAACGCCTTCCTTGACGACATCGCCCATGTTGCCGCCCCGGTGGCGGTCGGCGGGGTGCTGCAGGAAGACGGCGACACCGAGGTCGGCTATTCCGGCGGCTTCGACATGCGCGGCAACAACACCTCCTATGACGACGAGCTGCTGGATGCGCATTACATCACCGGCGACGGGCGCGGGAACGAGAATATCGGCCTGACCGCCGTGCATTCGGTCTTCCATGCCGAGCACAACCGGCTGGTCGATCATGTGAAGCAGGTGATCCTCGACTCGGGCGATGCCGAATTCATCGCCCAGTGGCAGGACGAGACCGGCGCATGGGATGGCGAGCGACTGTTCCAGGCCGCGCGCTTCACCACCGAGATGGAATACCAGCACCTGGTCTTCGAAGAGTTTGCCCGCAAGATCCAGCCCGATGTCGATGTCTTCATGGTGCAGCCGGACGTCAATCTCGACCCGGCGATCTTTGCCGAGTTTGCCCATGTCGTCTATCGCTTCGGCCATTCCATGCTGAACGAGACGGTCGACCAGACCTATGCCGATGGCAGCACCAACAACCTGACGCTGTTCGACGCCTTCCTGAACCCGCTGGCCTTCGGCTCGGACACGATCAGCCATCACGACGCGGCGGGCGCCATCGTGCGCGGCATGACCGGCCAGACCGGCAACGAGATCGACGAGTTCGTCACCAACGTGCTGCGCAACCAGCTGGTGGGCATTCCGCTGGACCTTGCCGCGACCAATATCGCGCGCGGCCGTGACACCGGCATGCCGACGCTGAACGAGGCGCGGCAGCAGTTCAGGGAAATGGCCAATGGCGACACCCAGCTGAACCCCTATACCAGCTGGATCGACTATGCGCTGAACATGAAGAACCCCGAATCCATCGTCAACTTCATCGCCGCCTATGGCAACCATGCCCTGATCGAGGCCGAGGAGACCGTCGCCGGCAAGCGCGCCGCCGCCATGGCCATCGTCTTCGGCACGGACCAGACGGTCTATGAAGCCGGCGGCAGCCGCACCATCGCGGCGCCGGCCGACCGGATGGATTTCCTGAATGCGCGGGGTGACTATACCGACCGCAAGGGCGGGCTCGACGATGTCGATCTGTGGATCGGCGGGCTGGCCGAGAAGAAGATGGCTTTCGGCGGGATGCTGGGCTCGACCTTCTCCTTCGTCTTCGAACTGCAGATGGAAAACCTGCAACATGCCGACCGCTTCTATTACCTGTCGCGGGCGCAGGGGCTGAACCTGCTGACCGAGCTCGAGAACAATTCGCTGGCCTCGATGGTCATGCGCAATACCGATCTGGGCGAGACCGGCTTTGCCCTGCCGGGCGACATCTTCTCGAACCCCGATCACGTCCTTTATGTCGATGCGGCCAAGCAGGCTAGCTTTGGCCATGTCGACCCGGTTCATGACAACCCGCTGCTGGAAGCCATCTCGAACATGGTCGAGCGGGATGCGAATTTCATCAAGTATAACGGCCTCGATCACACCGTCATCGCGGGGACCGAGGGCAATGACACGATCATCGCCGGTGGCGGCGACGATGCAGTGCGCGGTTTCGGCGGCGATGACGATATCGAGGCCGGCTATGGTGTCGACAAGGTCCATGGCAATGACGGCGATGACGTCATCACCAATGCCGGCACCGATATCGGCGAGACGGACATGTTGCATGGCGATGCCGGCAACGATGTCATCCAGGGCGGCTCCGGTCTGGCGCTGATCTTCGGCGGCTCTGGCTCGGACGTGCTGATGACCGGGCCTGACGGGTCCGAGATCCGCGCCGGGGTCGGCGATGACTTCCTGATGGGCGGCAACGGTTCGGACATGCTTTTCGGCAACGAGGGCGATGATTGGGCCGAGGGCAAGGAGCTGTTCGAATATATCGCCGGTGACAATGGCGACATCTTCTTCAACTCGACCATCATCGGCCATGACGTGCTGAACGGCGGCAGCGGCGATACCGATTACGACGCCGATTCCGGCGATGACATCATGGTCGCGGGCGAGGGCATCCAGAAGAATATCGGCATGTGGGGCCATGACTGGGTGATCCACAAGGGACAGGCCGTCGCCGCCGATGCCGACCTGAATTTCCCCGCCTTCGCCACCCTGCCGCTCGAGGTGCTGCGCGACCGCTTCAGCCAGGTCGAGGGTCTGTCGGGCTGGGTGCATGACGACGTGCTGCGCGGCGATGACCGCACCGCCCCCGATCCCGCCGAAGAAGGCGGCGGCCCGATTGCCGACCCCACGCCCGAGGGAAACTTCCTTCATAACGAGCTGGATCAGGCCGGGATCGACCGCATTGCCGGTCTGGCCCAGATCATCACACCCGAGTTGATGGTGACCGGCGAATACCTGGCCGATGGTTCGGGCGACACGCGCGAGATCTTCAACGGCGGCAATATCCTGCTGAGCGGCGGCGGCAGCGACCTGATCGAGGGGCGCGGCGGCAATGACGTGATCGACGGCGACGCCTGGCTGAACGTCCGGATCAGCATCCGCGATGGCAGCGGCACCGAGATCGCCACGGCCGAGGGCCTGTCTTCTGTCGTCACCGATCTGGCCGGGACCGTGCTGCATGACGGCCGCACGCTGGAGAACCTGATGCTGTCGCGGGTCTATAATCCCGGGCAGCTGTCGATCACCCGCGAGATCCTCTGGGATGACAGCGGCACCGACACCGCCAGCTATTGGGACGTGTTCGAGAATTACAGCCTGACCCTGAACGGCGATGGCAGCATCACGGTCGAGCACCTGGACGAGACGGTCGGGGTCATCGATCCGCTGACCAACCAGAACCGCCAGCTGGACGGGACCGACCGGCTGTACAATATCGAGCAGATCCAGTTCGGCGATCAGCTGATCAACGTGGCGGCCTATTTCAACCAGCCGCCGATCGGATCGCCGGTGATCAGCGATGCCTCGCCCACGCAGGGGCAGGCGCTGACGGTCGATCTTTCGGGCATCAGCGATGGCAATGGCATCGCCCCCGGCTCGATGCAGCTGCAATGGCAAAGCATGATCGGGGGCGTCTGGACCGATATTGCGGGCGCCACGGCGGAAAACTTCACCCCCGATCTCGGCCAGATCAACACCCCGCTGAGGGTCTCGGTCAGCTATGTCGATGGTGCCGGCAATGCCGAGGCGGTGATGTCCGCAGAGACAGCTCCGGTCGGGGCGCATTATGTCGGCAACGGAACCCCCAACAGTTTCGGGGGCACCATTGGCGCCGACATCATCGAGGGTCTCGGCGCCAATGACACACTGTCGGGTCAGGCCGGCGACGACCTGATCCTCGGCGGCGGCGGGGCTGACGACCTGCAGGGCGGTGACGGCAATGACACGCTCGACGGCGCCGCAGGGCCCGATGTCATGGATGGCGGTGCCGGCGACGATATGCTCGACGGTGGCATCGGCGCCGATCTGCTGCAGGGCGGCGAGGGCAATGACTCCCTGAACGGCGGTGTCAGCGCTGACACGGTCGAGGCCGGGGCAGGCGATGACCTGATCACCTGGAGCGCCACCGATGGCCGCGATGTGGTCAGGGGCGGCGACGGCACCGACACGGTGCAGCTGACCGGCGATGCCACGGCCGAGACCTATCACATCTGGACCCGCGCCGAATGGATCGCCTTCAGCACCGGCAACACCAACCAGCAGGTGAACCTCGACCCGGAGGCCGAGATCATCATCACCCGCAACGGCACCAATTTCGGCTCCATCGCGGTGCAGCTGAGCGCCATTGAGGAGATCGTCATCAGCGGCATGGGCGGTGGTGATACCTTCGTTCCGCATGGCGACTTCACCGGCACCAGCCTCAGCTACAGCACCATCACGCTGGAAGGTGGCGAGGGCGATGACACGGTCGATATCTCGGACCTGCAATCGGCGCATCGCGTCCTCTTCCGCTCGAATGGCGGCAATGACACGATCATCGGCACCCTGCGCCCGCAGGACGTGATCGAGATGCCCGCCGGCGCGGAGGGCGCGGGCGTCAGCCTGGCCGAGAATGCCGATGGCACCACGACCATGTCGCAAGGCGCCGGCACGGTGACCTATACCGCTGCGGCCGCAGAGGAGGACGGGGACGACGACGACGGCGACACCCCCGATGACGAAGCCGAGGAGGACGATGACACCCCCGCCGATCTGACCCTGACCGGAACCGATGGCGATGATGTCCGCATCGGGGGCGACGGGGCCGACATCGTTCACGGCGGCGCCGGCAATGACCTGCTGTCCGGGAATGCCGGACGCGACATCATCCTGGCTGGCGACGGCAATGACGATGTCTTCGGCGGCGCGGATGCCGACATGCTCTATGGCGACGGCGGCGATGACCGGGTCTTCGGCGGCGACGGCAGCGACATGATCACCGGCGGCAAGGGCAGCGACACCGTTCTGGCTGGGTCGGGCGACGACCTGATCATTGCCTCGGCCCATGACGGAGATGATGTCTATTACGGCGAGGACGGCACCGACACGCTGGATATGGCCGCGATCAGCGCCAATATCACCGCCAATCTCGGCAGCGGGTTTGCCGGGCGCGGCAGCGTCAACAGCGCCGGTTCCGGGCAGGATGTCCTGTGGAACGTCGAGAACATCGTCACCGGGTCGGGCGACGACAAGATCACCGCCAGCGAGGCGGTGAACGTGATGGATGGCGGTGCCGGCAAGGACATCTTCCGCTTCACCTCGGTCGAGGCGGCGGACGGGGATGTCATCCTGGGCTTCGAGCCGGGCGACCGGATCGATCTCAGCGGCATCGACGCCAAGGCGGGCATGGCCGGAGACCAGAGCTTTACCCTGGTCAACGGGGCCCTGACCGGTAGCGGCCAGGTGATGATCGCTCACGAGGAGGGAGAGGAGGGCGCTGTCACGATTGTCACCGGCAGCACCTCCGGCGGCGAGGACGCGGAATTCAGCATCACGCTGAAGGGAACCCACGCCCTCACCCAGAGCGACTTCAACCTCTAG
- a CDS encoding type I secretion system permease/ATPase has product MARKSSTRSRSPKAATSLIRGYRWLLVFLFGISGIINVLALTGAFYMLQIYDRALGSGSVPTLLAISVLAIGLYFSQGLFDIIRSQILVRVGARLDRKLAPLAHQVTIDMPRFGFSTSEALERGRDVDTVRGFLGGQGPVALFDLPWVPLFIAFVYVLHPWLGMLALGGAVVLSLLTIVTELLMRGLNEDSQRAATARHQIADSNARNAEILKAMGFGGRAVKRFARANDEHLGLQTRANDVGGTFGAISRVLRMILQSAVLGLGAFLTIKGDLSAGAIIAASVASARALAPIDMAIANWKGVVAARAAMRRLKDTVTALADRPEPMPLPAPTQSLTVEGITVAAPDTGRVLLSDVSLQLEAGQALGIIGPSGGGKTTLARALTGIWPVLRGSVRLDGAEMAQWDDETLGGYVGYLPQDVALLEGDIQENIARLEENPDPRRIVDAAKAAGVHQMIVRLPEGYHSALGPMGLALSGGQRQRIGLARALYGDPFVVVLDEPNSNLDGEGEAALTAAIRSVRARGGIAIVIAHRPSALAAVDLVAVIQNGRMTAFGAKEEIIGKSQAQGTAARPPQDALTAAKVTG; this is encoded by the coding sequence ATGGCCAGAAAGAGCTCCACCCGGTCCAGATCGCCCAAAGCCGCCACCAGCCTGATCCGTGGCTATCGCTGGCTGCTGGTTTTCCTCTTCGGCATCTCGGGCATCATCAACGTGCTGGCGCTGACCGGCGCCTTCTACATGCTGCAGATCTATGACCGCGCCCTCGGCAGCGGCAGCGTGCCGACCCTGCTGGCGATCTCGGTCCTGGCCATCGGGCTTTATTTCTCGCAGGGCCTGTTTGACATCATCCGCTCGCAGATCCTCGTGCGCGTCGGCGCCCGGCTGGATCGAAAGCTGGCACCGCTGGCACACCAGGTCACCATCGACATGCCGCGCTTTGGCTTCTCGACCTCCGAGGCGCTGGAGCGTGGGCGCGATGTCGATACGGTGCGCGGCTTCCTGGGCGGGCAGGGGCCGGTCGCACTGTTCGACCTGCCCTGGGTGCCGCTGTTCATCGCCTTCGTCTACGTGCTGCATCCCTGGCTGGGGATGCTGGCGCTTGGCGGGGCGGTGGTGCTGTCGCTGTTGACCATCGTGACCGAGCTTCTGATGCGGGGCCTCAACGAGGACTCGCAGCGCGCCGCCACCGCGCGTCACCAGATCGCCGATTCCAACGCCCGCAATGCCGAGATCCTGAAGGCGATGGGCTTTGGCGGTCGCGCGGTCAAGCGCTTTGCCCGTGCCAATGACGAGCATCTGGGCCTGCAGACCCGCGCCAATGATGTCGGCGGCACCTTCGGCGCGATCTCGCGGGTGCTGCGGATGATCCTGCAATCCGCCGTGCTGGGTCTCGGCGCCTTCCTGACCATCAAGGGCGATCTGTCGGCGGGCGCGATCATCGCCGCCTCGGTCGCCTCGGCCCGGGCGCTGGCACCCATCGACATGGCGATTGCCAACTGGAAGGGGGTCGTGGCCGCCCGCGCGGCGATGCGTCGGCTGAAGGACACGGTCACCGCCCTTGCCGACCGGCCCGAGCCGATGCCGCTGCCCGCACCTACCCAGTCCCTGACCGTCGAGGGCATCACCGTGGCCGCGCCGGATACGGGCCGGGTGCTGCTGAGCGATGTCAGCCTGCAACTGGAGGCCGGGCAGGCGCTGGGGATCATCGGGCCAAGCGGTGGCGGCAAGACCACGCTTGCGCGCGCGCTGACCGGAATCTGGCCGGTGCTGCGCGGCAGCGTGCGGCTGGACGGCGCCGAAATGGCGCAATGGGATGACGAAACACTGGGGGGATATGTCGGCTACCTGCCGCAGGATGTCGCCCTGCTGGAAGGGGATATCCAGGAAAACATCGCACGTCTGGAAGAGAATCCCGACCCGCGCCGCATCGTCGATGCGGCCAAGGCGGCCGGGGTGCATCAGATGATCGTCCGCCTGCCCGAAGGCTATCACTCAGCCTTGGGGCCGATGGGTCTGGCGCTGTCGGGGGGACAGCGCCAGCGCATCGGTCTGGCACGCGCGCTTTATGGCGATCCCTTCGTTGTGGTGCTGGATGAGCCGAATTCCAACCTCGATGGCGAGGGCGAGGCCGCGCTGACCGCCGCCATCCGCTCGGTCCGGGCGCGGGGCGGCATTGCCATCGTCATCGCCCACCGCCCCAGCGCGCTGGCGGCGGTCGACCTGGTGGCGGTGATCCAGAACGGCCGGATGACGGCCTTCGGCGCGAAGGAAGAGATCATCGGCAAATCACAGGCGCAGGGAACTGCGGCGCGGCCCCCGCAGGACGCGCTGACAGCGGCAAAGGTGACGGGATGA